Below is a window of Verrucomicrobiota bacterium DNA.
AAAGAGTCCCGAGCCTTGCAACCCGCTGCAATCTTCCACTCATCAAGGTCACAACCCCGATATTCGCCATTAGAACCATTGATTCTTAACCATAAACCAAAGAGACCCAAACCGCATCCTAAGTCGACTACCTTGCCAGGGTGATTAACCACAGCTTGAAGACCAGCGTCGAACACGGGGTCGGCGGAGAGCTTACCCTGGATGTACCCTTGAAGCCATCGTCCTCCTGAAAACGATTGCGCGATCGCCTTGATGTATTCACGACGTTTGGTCATGGGAAACTCTCAAAAAAGCACATCAGAACCGGATGTAAGCTCTTTGTCTTTATCTTGTTGTGAATCAGCTGTGACTGGGATGGAAAAATTCTGGGCGAGCAACTAGCCTAGCAATGAATCATGGAAAACGGTGAGCCCCAGTTCAAGAACGAACCCCTCGGCCATGTTGCTGCAGACTCGAGAATTCACCTCACGCTTCTAGGGAATCTCAAACAGAAGGGTGCTCACCTATATTTTATCGTTACGGCACTTCTTTTGGGGGTTCGGTGGCAGATCCTGATCCTCACCGGTCTCAAAAAGCATGATCCCTCCAAGGAACGCCTTCGTCTGGGACTTGGATCACTCAAATATATCACCCTGCTCGAATCCTGGGGACTTATACGTACTGAGTTTGTCGGTTTCGATGACGCCTCATCGTGGAGGGGACGGATTATCGCGCCGAATCATCCCTCGATGATTGATGCCATACTGATCATGTCCAGAGTCATGCAGACTGACTGTGTGATCAATGCTAAGCTTCTCGCAAACCCACTCACCGTTGGCGCCGCACGACTCTGTAACTTCATTCTTAATGACAGCACCTTGGGTATGATCAAAACCTGCCAGACGAGGCTGGCAGAAGGTGCAAACATTTTGATCTTTCCCGAGGGAACACGCACCCGAACTCTGCCCCTAGGCCGCTTTTACCATTCCTATGCCTTAGCGGCTATCCGCGCTGGAGCCCCAATACAAACGGTATTCATCGAGTGTGATTCGAACTACTTCGGCAGCGAATTCTCTTTCATAAAACCCTCCCGATCAAGG
It encodes the following:
- a CDS encoding 1-acyl-sn-glycerol-3-phosphate acyltransferase, which produces MENGEPQFKNEPLGHVAADSRIHLTLLGNLKQKGAHLYFIVTALLLGVRWQILILTGLKKHDPSKERLRLGLGSLKYITLLESWGLIRTEFVGFDDASSWRGRIIAPNHPSMIDAILIMSRVMQTDCVINAKLLANPLTVGAARLCNFILNDSTLGMIKTCQTRLAEGANILIFPEGTRTRTLPLGRFYHSYALAAIRAGAPIQTVFIECDSNYFGSEFSFIKPSRSRVPLLFKISAGKVFHTTKDLSPRELSSEIENYFRMNLMSSGVGVSRTTDTK